From a region of the Polynucleobacter corsicus genome:
- the tuf gene encoding elongation factor Tu, giving the protein MAKEKFERTKPHVNVGTIGHVDHGKTTLTAAIATVLSKAFGGEAKAYDQIDAAPEEKARGITINTAHVEYETANRHYAHVDCPGHADYVKNMITGAAQMDGAILVCSAADGPMPQTREHILLARQVGVPYIVVFLNKCDMVDDAELLELVEMEVRELLSKYDFPGDDTPIIQGSAKLALEGDEGPMGKEAIMKLAEALDTYIPTPERAIDGAFLMPVEDVFSISGRGTVVTGRIERGIVKVGEEIEIIGIKPTLKTTCTGVEMFRKLLDQGQAGDNVGILLRGTKREEVERGQVLAKPGSITPHTHFTAEVYILGKDEGGRHTPFFNNYRPQFYFRTTDVTGSIELPKDKEMVMPGDNVTITVKLIAPIAMEEGLRFAIREGGRTVGAGVVAKILA; this is encoded by the coding sequence GGTAAAACTACCTTGACAGCAGCAATTGCAACCGTGCTTTCTAAAGCATTCGGTGGCGAAGCAAAAGCATACGATCAGATCGATGCTGCTCCAGAAGAAAAAGCACGCGGTATTACGATTAATACAGCGCACGTTGAGTATGAGACTGCAAATCGCCACTACGCTCACGTCGATTGCCCAGGACATGCTGACTACGTTAAGAACATGATTACTGGCGCAGCTCAGATGGACGGCGCTATTTTGGTTTGCTCTGCAGCTGACGGCCCAATGCCACAAACGCGTGAGCACATCCTCTTGGCACGCCAAGTAGGTGTTCCTTACATCGTGGTGTTTTTGAACAAATGCGATATGGTTGACGATGCTGAATTGTTAGAGCTAGTTGAAATGGAAGTGCGTGAGCTTTTATCTAAGTACGACTTCCCAGGCGATGACACTCCAATCATTCAAGGTTCTGCTAAGTTAGCGCTTGAAGGTGACGAAGGCCCAATGGGCAAAGAAGCTATCATGAAATTAGCTGAAGCATTAGATACTTACATCCCAACTCCAGAGCGTGCTATTGACGGTGCGTTCTTGATGCCAGTAGAGGACGTGTTCTCTATCTCCGGTCGCGGTACTGTTGTTACAGGCCGTATCGAGCGCGGTATCGTTAAGGTTGGTGAAGAGATTGAAATCATTGGTATCAAGCCAACCCTCAAGACCACTTGTACTGGTGTTGAAATGTTCCGCAAATTGCTCGACCAAGGTCAAGCAGGCGATAACGTCGGTATCTTGTTACGCGGTACAAAACGTGAAGAAGTTGAGCGCGGCCAAGTATTGGCTAAGCCAGGTTCAATCACCCCACATACTCACTTTACAGCCGAGGTTTATATCTTGGGTAAAGATGAAGGTGGTCGTCATACACCATTCTTTAACAACTATCGTCCCCAGTTTTACTTCCGTACTACGGACGTAACAGGTTCAATCGAGTTGCCAAAAGACAAAGAAATGGTCATGCCTGGTGATAACGTAACCATCACAGTAAAACTCATCGCCCCAATCGCGATGGAAGAAGGTTTGCGTTTTGCGATCCGTGAAGGTGGCCGTACTGTTGGCGCCGGTGTGGTTGCAAAGATTTTGGCTTAA
- the rpsJ gene encoding 30S ribosomal protein S10 has product MQNQKIRIRLKAFDYRLIDQSAAEIVDTAKRTGAVVKGPVPLPTRIERFDILRSPHVNKTSRDQLEIRTHLRLMDIVDPTEKTVDALMKLDLPAGVDVEIKLQ; this is encoded by the coding sequence ATGCAAAACCAAAAAATTCGTATTCGTCTTAAAGCATTTGATTACCGTTTGATCGACCAGTCTGCAGCTGAAATCGTTGATACAGCTAAGCGTACTGGTGCAGTTGTTAAGGGTCCAGTACCTTTGCCAACACGTATCGAGCGCTTTGACATTCTGCGTTCACCACACGTTAACAAGACATCACGTGACCAGTTAGAGATTCGTACCCATCTGCGTTTGATGGATATCGTTGATCCTACAGAGAAAACTGTTGATGCCTTGATGAAATTAGACTTGCCAGCAGGTGTGGACGTCGAAATTAAGTTGCAGTAA
- the rplC gene encoding 50S ribosomal protein L3 — MSLGLIGRKIGMTRLFTDEGEAIPVTVIDVSDNRIAQIKTQATDGYDAIQLAHGTRRATRVTKAMAGHFAKAGVMAGNGLNEFQLDAAKIAEMTPGQVIPADTAFAAGQKVDVQGVTIGKGYAGTIKRHHFASGRASHGNSRSHNVPGSIGMAQDPGRVFPGKRMTGHLGDETRTVQNLVIARIDAERNLIMVKGAIPGAPGGKVIVTPAVKTPLKKK; from the coding sequence ATGAGCTTAGGCTTAATCGGTCGCAAGATCGGCATGACCCGTCTATTTACGGACGAAGGGGAAGCAATTCCTGTCACCGTAATTGACGTGAGCGACAACAGAATCGCTCAAATCAAGACCCAGGCAACTGATGGCTATGATGCTATCCAGTTGGCACATGGCACACGTAGAGCTACTCGCGTTACCAAAGCAATGGCTGGTCACTTCGCCAAAGCAGGAGTGATGGCTGGTAATGGTCTCAACGAATTCCAATTAGATGCTGCAAAAATCGCAGAAATGACACCAGGACAAGTAATTCCTGCTGACACTGCATTTGCTGCTGGCCAAAAAGTGGATGTACAAGGTGTAACGATTGGTAAAGGCTACGCCGGTACCATCAAGCGTCACCACTTCGCTTCAGGTCGCGCGTCACACGGTAATTCACGCTCACACAACGTGCCGGGTTCTATCGGTATGGCGCAGGATCCAGGCCGTGTTTTCCCAGGTAAGCGCATGACTGGCCACCTTGGTGATGAGACACGTACTGTACAAAATTTAGTCATCGCACGCATTGATGCAGAACGCAATCTCATCATGGTTAAAGGCGCTATTCCAGGTGCCCCAGGCGGTAAAGTGATTGTTACTCCAGCGGTGAAGACACCGTTGAAGAAGAAATAA
- the rplD gene encoding 50S ribosomal protein L4, with the protein MELKLLQDNGTLGAGVQASPEVFEREYNEALVHQVVVAYQANARSGNRAQKDREQVKHTTKKPWRQKGTGRARAGMSSSPLWRGGGRIFPNSPEENFSQKVNKKMYRAGMRSILSQLAREGRLNVVDQFTLDAPKTKVLADKVKAMGLDSVLIIVDQVSENLYLASRNLHKVAVCEPQHADPLALVQYKKVLVSKAAIAKIEELLK; encoded by the coding sequence ATGGAACTTAAGCTTCTCCAAGATAACGGAACTTTAGGCGCAGGCGTTCAAGCCTCACCAGAAGTATTCGAGCGCGAATATAACGAAGCATTGGTACACCAAGTTGTTGTGGCTTACCAAGCAAATGCACGTAGCGGTAACCGTGCACAAAAAGACCGTGAGCAAGTTAAGCACACCACCAAAAAACCTTGGCGTCAAAAAGGTACTGGTCGTGCACGTGCTGGTATGAGCTCTTCCCCGCTGTGGCGTGGAGGTGGTCGTATATTCCCGAATTCACCTGAAGAAAATTTCAGCCAAAAAGTAAACAAGAAAATGTACCGCGCTGGTATGAGATCTATTTTGTCTCAGTTAGCTCGCGAAGGTCGTTTGAATGTTGTTGACCAATTTACTCTTGATGCTCCAAAGACTAAAGTTTTAGCTGACAAAGTTAAAGCAATGGGATTGGATTCAGTCTTGATCATTGTTGATCAGGTTAGCGAGAATTTGTACTTGGCATCACGCAATCTGCATAAGGTTGCTGTATGTGAGCCACAGCACGCTGATCCATTAGCTTTAGTTCAATACAAAAAAGTATTGGTAAGCAAAGCAGCGATC